In one window of Mucilaginibacter auburnensis DNA:
- a CDS encoding DUF2461 domain-containing protein has product MIKQDTFDFLAELADNNNREWFMDNKVRHDAARQNVIDFAAELIQQLHKVDSAISPDLDPKKCVLRIYRDIRFSKNKTPYKNNFGISLPTTGVKAGGAEYYFQVQPGKSFIAGGYWMPEAPHLKAIRQEIDYNGKDLTAIIDHPEFIKLFGNFRDQEKLKTLPKGYTEDNEHIDLLKLKSFIVWHELKDKELTKPGIINKISGVCEKIQPLNVFLRNAIV; this is encoded by the coding sequence ATGATAAAACAGGATACGTTTGATTTTTTAGCCGAACTGGCTGATAACAATAACCGCGAGTGGTTTATGGACAACAAAGTTCGCCATGATGCCGCTCGCCAGAATGTTATTGATTTCGCTGCCGAACTGATACAACAACTGCATAAGGTAGACTCGGCTATCTCTCCCGATCTTGATCCTAAAAAGTGTGTATTGCGTATTTATCGCGATATCCGCTTCAGTAAAAATAAAACACCTTACAAAAATAATTTTGGCATAAGTTTGCCTACAACTGGCGTTAAAGCCGGTGGCGCTGAGTATTACTTCCAGGTGCAGCCGGGCAAATCATTTATAGCCGGTGGGTACTGGATGCCCGAGGCGCCGCATTTAAAAGCCATCCGTCAGGAAATTGATTACAACGGCAAAGACCTTACAGCTATAATTGACCACCCGGAGTTTATAAAACTATTCGGCAACTTCCGGGATCAGGAGAAACTTAAAACCCTGCCCAAGGGTTACACAGAGGATAATGAACATATTGATTTGTTAAAACTGAAAAGTTTTATAGTTTGGCATGAGCTAAAAGATAAAGAGCTGACCAAACCGGGTATTATCAATAAAATTTCCGGCGTGTGCGAAAAAATCCAACCGCTTAACGTGTTTCTGCGGAATGCAATTGTTTAA
- a CDS encoding CopD family protein translates to MYQYILSIHIIFVVCWMAGLFYMVRLFIYHTEAQAKPEPDRTILSKQFEIMESKLWWIITTPSMYIVILAGATMLHLVPAWFQQGWMHIKLAFVIGLIIYHFICQKKMMQMRKGIYTWTSTQLRLWNELATLFLFAIVFLVVLKSALNWVFGVVGIFAIGIVLMMAVKIYKRFREKK, encoded by the coding sequence ATGTACCAATACATCCTTTCCATACACATCATTTTTGTAGTCTGCTGGATGGCGGGGCTGTTTTATATGGTGCGCCTATTTATCTACCACACCGAGGCTCAAGCCAAACCAGAACCCGACCGCACCATCCTTTCCAAACAGTTTGAAATAATGGAGAGCAAACTATGGTGGATCATCACCACGCCATCCATGTACATTGTGATATTGGCCGGCGCTACCATGCTACATTTGGTGCCTGCGTGGTTTCAGCAGGGGTGGATGCACATTAAACTGGCATTCGTTATTGGCTTGATCATCTACCATTTTATCTGCCAGAAAAAAATGATGCAGATGCGCAAAGGTATTTACACCTGGACCTCCACTCAATTGCGTTTATGGAATGAGTTAGCTACGCTGTTTTTATTTGCCATTGTTTTTTTGGTGGTTTTAAAAAGCGCGCTTAACTGGGTGTTTGGTGTAGTGGGAATATTTGCAATCGGAATTGTTTTAATGATGGCGGTTAAAATATATAAGCGTTTCCGCGAAAAGAAATAA
- a CDS encoding tetratricopeptide repeat protein gives MFTGRARVLVIGAFVILLGFALQWRVYELVAIIVMFIGLLIWGYFKEGTVIMAAKAFHKKDYDKAERLLNDIHRPDWLSKQRRGFYEFIMGGINLQRQDYQTAEHHYELAAQFPLRSANDHVAALVHVANINIRFGNFEKAKAYLKLADQHEEKTTAKMKEVINKLHQELDGR, from the coding sequence ATGTTCACCGGTAGGGCACGTGTACTTGTAATAGGAGCATTTGTAATTTTATTGGGCTTTGCGCTGCAATGGCGCGTTTACGAGTTGGTAGCCATTATTGTAATGTTTATCGGCTTGTTAATTTGGGGCTACTTTAAAGAAGGCACCGTTATAATGGCGGCAAAAGCTTTTCATAAAAAAGATTATGATAAAGCCGAGCGCCTGTTAAATGATATCCACCGGCCGGATTGGCTAAGCAAACAGCGTCGCGGCTTTTACGAGTTTATAATGGGGGGCATCAACTTGCAGCGTCAGGATTATCAAACTGCTGAGCACCATTATGAACTGGCAGCGCAGTTTCCGCTGCGGTCGGCTAATGACCACGTAGCCGCTTTGGTGCATGTGGCTAACATTAACATAAGGTTTGGTAATTTTGAAAAAGCAAAAGCTTACCTCAAATTAGCAGATCAGCACGAAGAAAAAACAACCGCCAAGATGAAGGAAGTGATTAACAAGCTTCATCAGGAGTTGGACGGACGGTAA
- a CDS encoding response regulator transcription factor: MQTKKRILLAEDEEHLLEAIKLNLELEGYKVSTANNGKKALQIFKEERFNLVILDVMMPEIDGFVVAETIRLENSEVPIMFLTAKNTNEDKISGLKKGADDYLTKPFNLEELILRVNNLVKRSLKGDDLKEFNSYKIGDKTIHFNSFELVNEDGSITALTKKETMLLKLLIERRNEAVSREQILETVWNYDVYPSTRTIDNFILTFRKYFEPDPKNPVYFHSIRGVGYKFTDQH, translated from the coding sequence AGATGAAGAACATCTTTTAGAGGCTATAAAACTTAACCTTGAGCTGGAAGGCTACAAGGTATCAACTGCCAACAACGGTAAAAAAGCATTACAAATATTTAAAGAGGAACGTTTCAACCTGGTTATTCTGGATGTTATGATGCCTGAGATAGATGGCTTTGTGGTGGCCGAAACCATCCGCCTGGAAAACTCTGAGGTGCCTATCATGTTTCTTACTGCCAAGAATACCAATGAAGATAAAATTTCAGGTCTGAAAAAAGGTGCTGATGATTACCTGACCAAGCCTTTCAATCTGGAAGAGTTAATTCTGCGTGTAAATAACCTGGTGAAACGCAGCTTAAAAGGCGACGACCTAAAAGAGTTCAATAGCTATAAAATTGGCGATAAAACAATTCATTTCAACTCTTTCGAACTGGTTAACGAGGATGGTTCTATAACAGCCTTAACCAAAAAAGAAACTATGCTGTTAAAGTTGCTGATAGAGCGTCGTAACGAAGCTGTATCGCGCGAGCAGATATTGGAAACCGTTTGGAACTATGACGTTTATCCGTCGACCCGCACAATAGATAATTTTATCCTGACCTTCCGTAAGTATTTTGAACCCGATCCTAAAAACCCGGTTTACTTCCACTCTATACGTGGTGTAGGCTATAAATTCACAGATCAGCATTAA
- the hemE gene encoding uroporphyrinogen decarboxylase, which translates to MRDSLLIKAAFSEATERPPVWMMRQAGRFMKEYWDIKNKYSFLEMCKTPEIAADVTMLPVDLLGIDGAILFSDILVTGEAMGGDLSFEANIGPRFANPVRTKADVDNLNVDCIDKLQYVADAIKVIKQRLNGSIPLIGFAGAPFTVMSYLVEGGSSKDFKRTKLMLHNEPELAHQLLSKIAAVTADYLNMQIAAGVNAVQIFDSWAQALAWDDYKEFSHRYIAEIISKLNRKDIPVISFCKGSSVFAPLMAEAKPDVVSIDWNVDLLDIKKRLPQGVAVQGNLDPHILYADKKVIKERIYRLFDRMKGENGFIFNLGHGIMPDIPFDNVKYAVEIIKEYRN; encoded by the coding sequence ATGAGAGATTCACTACTAATAAAAGCAGCATTTTCTGAGGCCACCGAGCGCCCACCTGTATGGATGATGCGCCAGGCCGGCCGTTTCATGAAAGAATATTGGGATATTAAAAACAAATATTCTTTCCTTGAGATGTGCAAAACCCCGGAGATTGCTGCCGATGTTACCATGCTCCCGGTTGACCTGTTGGGTATTGATGGCGCTATTTTATTTTCGGACATATTGGTGACCGGCGAGGCCATGGGTGGCGACTTGAGCTTTGAGGCCAATATTGGTCCAAGGTTTGCCAACCCGGTACGTACTAAAGCAGACGTTGATAATCTGAATGTTGATTGCATTGACAAGCTGCAATATGTTGCTGATGCCATCAAAGTAATTAAGCAACGTTTAAATGGTAGTATACCGCTGATAGGGTTTGCCGGAGCCCCGTTCACTGTAATGAGCTATTTGGTTGAGGGTGGATCATCAAAAGATTTTAAACGCACCAAACTGATGTTACATAATGAGCCCGAGCTGGCGCATCAGTTATTATCAAAAATTGCTGCAGTCACGGCCGATTACCTGAACATGCAGATAGCAGCAGGTGTAAACGCTGTGCAAATATTTGATAGCTGGGCACAAGCTTTGGCATGGGATGACTACAAAGAATTCTCTCATCGCTACATTGCCGAAATTATCAGCAAACTGAACAGAAAAGATATTCCGGTTATATCCTTCTGCAAAGGTAGTTCGGTATTTGCACCGCTAATGGCTGAGGCAAAGCCTGATGTGGTGTCAATAGACTGGAACGTTGACCTGTTAGACATTAAAAAACGTTTACCGCAGGGCGTTGCCGTACAAGGCAACCTTGATCCGCATATTTTGTATGCTGATAAAAAGGTAATTAAAGAACGCATTTATCGCTTGTTCGACAGAATGAAAGGCGAGAACGGCTTCATCTTCAACCTGGGCCACGGCATTATGCCTGATATCCCGTTTGATAATGTGAAGTATGCGGTAGAGATAATAAAAGAATATCGTAATTAA